The following are encoded together in the Nyctibius grandis isolate bNycGra1 chromosome 5, bNycGra1.pri, whole genome shotgun sequence genome:
- the LOC137663867 gene encoding interleukin-15 receptor subunit alpha-like isoform X1, giving the protein MARPLLPLLCGTVALLLPWATADTVPPRCSHPKDVANARIDVGNNTVLNARLRYTCNPGYKRKAGTSSLIQCVLHDGSTEPDWTHTTLQCIRDPALPPQSPSPELPTMPHAERTTQRAGTTDASPTSSPSPAATPGVPAAASQSPVPPATDGLSLETSTLPEMPPPLETSTLGVGTTPLPAAPSDHSAVSIQTLASSIGLPVLVVAGVLAFCCWRMKRHVRQDYTAAETGIPMTAPAAKDEMLLPNVFPTG; this is encoded by the exons ATGGCGcggccgctgctgccgctgctctGCGGTACCGTcgctctcctgctgccctgggcCACCGCCGACACCG TGCCACCGCGATGCAGCCACCCCAAGGACGTGGCCAACGCGCGCATCGACGTGGGCAACAACACGGTGCTCAACGCCCGCCTGCGCTACACCTGCAACCCGGGCTACAAGCGGAAAGCCGGTACCTCCAGCCTCATCCAGTGCGTCCTCCATGATGGCTCCACCGAGCCCGACTGGACCCACACCACGCTCCAGTGCATCC GGGACCCGGCTCTTCCTCCGCAATCCCCCAGCCCTGAGCTCCCGACCATGCCGCACGCCGAGAGGACGACCCAAAGGG CAGGAACCACTGATGCCAGCCCGACCTCCAGCCCATCTCCAGCAGCAACACCCGGtgtgccagcagctgccagccagTCACCCGTGCCACCAGCGACCGATGGGCTGTCACTGGAGACATCCACGCTGCCAGAGATGCCCCCACCATTGGAGACATCCACACTGGGAGTGGGGACAACCccgctgcccgctgcccccTCGGACCACTCTGCAG tttccatcCAGACCCTGGCCTCTTCCATCG GGCTCCCGGTGCTGGTGGTCGCCGGCGTCTTGgccttctgctgctggaggatGAAAAG GCACGTGAGGCAGGACTACACGGCGGCGGAGACGGGCATCCCCATGACAGCTCCTGCTGCCAAGGACGAGATGTTGCTGCCCAACGTCTTCCCCACGGGCTGA
- the LOC137663867 gene encoding interleukin-15 receptor subunit alpha-like isoform X2 produces MARPLLPLLCGTVALLLPWATADTVPPRCSHPKDVANARIDVGNNTVLNARLRYTCNPGYKRKAGTSSLIQCVLHDGSTEPDWTHTTLQCIRDPALPPQSPSPELPTMPHAERTTQRGTTDASPTSSPSPAATPGVPAAASQSPVPPATDGLSLETSTLPEMPPPLETSTLGVGTTPLPAAPSDHSAVSIQTLASSIGLPVLVVAGVLAFCCWRMKRHVRQDYTAAETGIPMTAPAAKDEMLLPNVFPTG; encoded by the exons ATGGCGcggccgctgctgccgctgctctGCGGTACCGTcgctctcctgctgccctgggcCACCGCCGACACCG TGCCACCGCGATGCAGCCACCCCAAGGACGTGGCCAACGCGCGCATCGACGTGGGCAACAACACGGTGCTCAACGCCCGCCTGCGCTACACCTGCAACCCGGGCTACAAGCGGAAAGCCGGTACCTCCAGCCTCATCCAGTGCGTCCTCCATGATGGCTCCACCGAGCCCGACTGGACCCACACCACGCTCCAGTGCATCC GGGACCCGGCTCTTCCTCCGCAATCCCCCAGCCCTGAGCTCCCGACCATGCCGCACGCCGAGAGGACGACCCAAAGGG GAACCACTGATGCCAGCCCGACCTCCAGCCCATCTCCAGCAGCAACACCCGGtgtgccagcagctgccagccagTCACCCGTGCCACCAGCGACCGATGGGCTGTCACTGGAGACATCCACGCTGCCAGAGATGCCCCCACCATTGGAGACATCCACACTGGGAGTGGGGACAACCccgctgcccgctgcccccTCGGACCACTCTGCAG tttccatcCAGACCCTGGCCTCTTCCATCG GGCTCCCGGTGCTGGTGGTCGCCGGCGTCTTGgccttctgctgctggaggatGAAAAG GCACGTGAGGCAGGACTACACGGCGGCGGAGACGGGCATCCCCATGACAGCTCCTGCTGCCAAGGACGAGATGTTGCTGCCCAACGTCTTCCCCACGGGCTGA